From the genome of Corallococcus macrosporus DSM 14697:
AGAAGGAGAATGGCCGCCCGCCCAGCCGGGGCGAGAAGACGCAGAGCCGCGGTGAAATCAGGCAGATGCTGCGCAACCGCGCCACGCCCCGCACGTCCACGGTGGACGTGAGCTGGAACCTGAAGACGCAGCAGGTGCAGATCTGGTCCGCGTCGCGCAAGGTGGTGGATGAAATCACCGTGGCGCTGGAGGGCGGGCTGAACGTGAAGTTCTTCGGCATGACGCCGGCGGCCATGGCGCAGCAGGCGGGCATCGACGAGTCCGCGCTGGGGCCCACCGCGGCGCTGATTGGGATGGACCTGCCGGCGACGGCGGCTGACGAGGTGGCACATGGCGAGGCGTGAAGAGGCGCGGGCCGAAGCGGCCTTCATGCGCGGCGACGTCGGCGTGGACGGCGGCGCCACGGAGGAGACGCAGGACGAGGCCGAGGTCGAAAAGGGCAAGGCCCGCGAGCAGCTCCTGCGCGGCCGGGCCTACCTGGGCCGGGAGTTCCTCACGTGGCTGCTGTGGCGCACGGAGACGGGCGGGCCGCTCGTGGAGGTGGAGGGCGAAGGCGTCAGCGTGCTCTTCATGGGCCGCGTGGTGCTGCGCGGCGTGGCCGGCGAGGTGACGGAGATGAGCGCCAAGGGCACGCTGGCGCCGTACTCCGAGCAGGTGCGGCACTCGCTGGACAAGGGCCTGCTGGTGGCCCAGGCCCGCCTGCGCTTCACCCACGGGGAGAAGGAGTTCGAGGCCACGCTGGACTCCGAGTTCCTCGACATCCGCGCGGGCAAGCTGCCGGCGCTGATGAGCGAGGAGGAGGATGACCAGCTCTCCGAGCGGCTCTTCCTGATGGAGCAGCTCTCCGCCATGGTGGACGCGCTGGTGCAGGACTACCTGCAGGTGCGCGCCGGCAAGGGCTGGAGCAAGACCATCGTCCCCGCGATGAAGGAGTGGATGCGCGGCGAGGAGAAGGGCACGGACGTGCTGGCCAAGGCCGCTCGCGCCCGGGGCCGTGACGCTCGCGGCGCGCGGAGCTGAGCGGGCCGCCCTAACGGGACGCCGGGGCCGGATGTGGCGGTGCTTGCCGCCGCATCCAGGCCAGGGCCAGACCGGGCAGCAGCACCATGCCCGCGAAGAGCAGCAGGAACGACTCCAGCCGCGCGGCGCTGGCGCCCAGCGCGGCATACGTCACCGACACCCCCAGGTTGGCCAGGGCGCTCACGGTGAGGAAGTCCCGGCGGGGCATGCGGCTGGTGCCCGCGAAGAGCACGGAGGTCTCCGCCAGCACGGGCACGGCCCGGAACGCG
Proteins encoded in this window:
- the rdgC gene encoding recombination-associated protein RdgC, encoding MPVLRGAVTLSRFRVEPAKEAPSDVKRWLTRGLKSHAFEPIDRRSEEERAVGFVELENEESSEFSAGRLYYGEYALFAFRIDTIKVPAAALKAELAKWASAFEKENGRPPSRGEKTQSRGEIRQMLRNRATPRTSTVDVSWNLKTQQVQIWSASRKVVDEITVALEGGLNVKFFGMTPAAMAQQAGIDESALGPTAALIGMDLPATAADEVAHGEA